From the genome of Paraburkholderia sp. ZP32-5:
ACAAGGAAGCCGCGCTGAAGGCAACCGAGGACGTCGAAGATGCGTTCGTCACGCTCGCGCAGACGGAATTACGCGCGCAGGAATTGCAGCAGGAAGTCACGGCGCTCGTCAGCGCGCGCGATCTGTCGGAGCGCGCGTATCGCGCCGGATCGATCACGCTGACCGACGTGCTCGACGCGGATCGTCAACTGCTTTCGGCTCGCGACGACCTCGACGCGACGCGAGCCGACGCCGCGCGCGCGGCGGTCAGAACGTATCGCGCGCTGGGCGGCGGTTGGGACGCGCCGCAACAGGTCGCACAGTCGAATTGATCAAGCCGGTTTGATAAAGCCCATTTGATACGCAACGCTTCGTGGAGGTCGACATGCGCAGAAACACCGAACTGCTTCGAGCAATCCTGTCTTTCATGCAGGAGGACAAGGATCCGACCCAGTGCTGCAAAGACATCGAGACCGGCGTGGGTAAGTCGGAGGGACATACGTGGCCGGAAGTGCGGCTGCATCTCGCGCTGCTGAAAGACATGGGACTCGTCACCGAATGCACGACGCCGGCCGAATACCGGTTGACGAGTGCGGGCTACGACGTGGTCGAAAGCGACGATCCGCTCGAGCGAATGAAACTATGGACGCAGACCGCGGGCGGCACGAATGCTCTGACAGCGCCGAGCTTTTCGAGCGAGCGTCATCCGTTGCCGCCGGCGTTGCGCAGCCAGCGCCAGACGTGAGCGCTCAGATCGCCGGACAAGAAACGTCTGATTTTCTTTTCACTGGAGAACACCATGTCGCGCGTCGACGCATTTCGCAAGCTACATGACAATGTCGTTCCACTTCGTTTGCCCAATGCGTGGGACGCGGGCAGTGCGCGCTTGATCGAATCGCTCGGCGCACAAGCGGTTGCGACGACGAGCGCGGGTTTCGCTTGGGCGCTCGGCTATGCTGACGGTCGCCAGTTGCCGACAGACGAAGTGGTCGGCGAGGTGCGCAGAATCATGCGCGTGCTGAAAGTGCCGCTTACCGTCGACATCGAGAATGGCTATTCCGACGATCCCGCGAGCGTCGCGCGCTTCGTCATGCAACTCGTCGATCTCGGCATCGCGGGCATCAACATCGAAGACGGCCCCGACGATCCTGCACTTCTCGAAGCGAAGCTCGCGGCGATCCGCGATGCGCTCGCGAAGTCGGGCAATGATCTATACGTGAATGCGCGCTGCGATGTATTTCTCGCGAGCCTCGTCGACAAACCACTGCAGGTCGACGAATCGATCGCGCGCGGCAAGCGCTATGTGTCGGCGGGCGCGGACGGGCTCTTTCTGCCGGCACTGTCGGAACCCCACGACATCGAGAAGATCGTCGCGGCAGTGCGTGCGCCGTTGAACGTGATGGTCGTGCCCGGTCTCGCCGATGCGCAAACGCTCGGCCGCCTCGGTGTACGCCGGCTGAGCGCGGGCGGCGCGATCACGCAACTCGTCTTTGATCAGACCAGAACGCTGGCGAAGCGCTTTCTGCATGACGGCGAATCGGAGCCGCTCGGCAACGGCATGGCGTATTCGGAAATTCAGGGATTGTTTGCGAATTCAGGCGGCTGAATTCATGACGAAGAACGGTAGCCGGGAGCGAACATAAGCGGCCCGCGTGCCAGGCAACGAGGCCTGGTACGCGGGCCGCTCATTCTGCGCTTATTCTGTTTTACAACCTGCTTTTTTCATCGCGGGTCAGATAAGCCCGCTGCACGCCGCCGAGTTCGCCGAAACCCAGTACCGACACCGGACTCGATGAGTTGTAGCTGACCGTTTCTGGCCTGCGTTTCTTCCGACCGTCGTTGTTGTCCAGCGATTCGCCGAAGCCTTCGACCTGGACGGAGATGGTCCAGTGGCGTTGCGGGACGCCCGAGGCGTTGTTGCGCACCAGGTTCTGCGCCATCTGTGTGACTGCGGCAGTTGCCGCGCCCGCTGCGGTCAGTGCGCCGGTATCCACCGCGGCCACCGCCGGAATACCCGTCGACTTGCCGGTCACCTGGATGTTGTCCGCGTTCAACACCTGCAGCGCGGCGACGTTCAGGTTGCCTGCCCGGATACCCGCATCGCCTGCGTCGACCGTACCGCGCGGTGCAATCAGATCGACCGTACCTGGCGGTACGCCCGGGATGCTTTGCAGCGTTGCGATGCCCGCGCCGGTTACTTCGCCGCGGGCGTCGACTGTGCAGTAGTGGTTCGGGTCGCACACATACTGCGGCGTCGGCGTATCGGCCGAGGTCTTCGTCCCCTTGCCCGCGTTGATGTCGCCGTTCGAACTCCAGATCGTCATGTCGCCCCCCTGCTCGGTGAACACGCGACTCTGCGCCAGCAACAGGCTACGGTCGGTAAAGATATCGACGTTACCCTGCTCGAGCGTCAGGATGCCTTGCGTGCCCGGGCCTGCCACGACCAGGCCATTTCCGTTGACGATCTCGGGCGGCGCCGATGTGCTGCCGATCAACGCCTGACCGCCCGGACCGAGGATGGTGACGCTGCCGCCTTGCTGCGTCTGAATGGTGGTACTGCGAATATCCAGATCCCCGGTGTCGAGCAACTGGTTCGCGCCGTTCGAGCCGCCGTTCAGATTGTTCGCCGTATAACCTAACGACGCTGGAAACAACGTGTTGATCGCCTGATACCCGCGCGCATACTGCCCATGAAACGGACTATCCGGATTGTTGAAGTCGTTACCGACCGCGGTCATCACGTTAAACAGTTCCTGCTGCGCGAACTGCTGCTGCACGTATGACGGAAGTACCTGGAATTCTTTCCATGCCTGCTGCACCGTCATGTCCTTGACGGTGTTTTGCAGCGCGTTGCTGTCGGACTGCAGGCCGGTATCGACAACCTGTCCCGCGTCGTATTGCTGTATGAACGCGACCAGTGCATCCGCCGAATTCGATCCACCCGGCACCGAGCTGGCCGGGTTCACGTATGCCGAGATAAACGCCGCGTAGTCGACGCCGGGCCCGATACCGAACAGCACCTGAACGTCCGCGCTCTCGTGCGGCAGGTTCGGATTATTCGCGTTGCCGACCGCTTCGATGCCCGTCGCGCCAGGAGTGAAACCGCTCCCCTTCGCATCGAACGCCTGCTGCTGGCTGGTCAACGGTCCGATGTTGCGTCCCGCTTCGACGTCGAAACTGCCGGGTCCACCTAGTACGAGGCTCGGCACCACACTCGCGCCGGCGACAAGCGGTGTGTCCAGAATGTCCCGCCCCGCGATGATTCGCGTGAAATCGGCGGCGCGGAGATTTTGCCCCTGAAATGCAAGGTTCAAAATGTCCTGTCCCGCCTGGATCAGCGCGGGCTTATCCAGCCCGATGGTCACCAGATTGTCGTAAAAGCCGGCACTCTGATGGCCCGCGGGCTCCAGCGTGCCATCGACGATGCTGCCGTTCAGACTATAGATGCGCGCGGGGTCGAGATCGTCCGCATGCAGCGCACTTGTGTCGTGCGCAGCATGCGTCGTATCCGTCACCCGCGGCACGTTCGCATTGGGATTCACGGGTGACGGCAGCGACGCCGGATCGACGTCCAGCATGCCGAATACCGATCCGGTGAGCACGTTACCGGACTGCTGCCCACTACCGACCAGCCCGTCGGCACTGGAAAACTTGATCGATTGATCCGCGAGGACTGTGAGATTACCTGTCGCGGATGGGAACAGCTGTCCGCCGGACGCAATATCGATACCGCCTGTCAGCGCAACCAGTTGTACGGTTGCGGGCAAGATCGCGCTCGTATTGGTGAGCCTGCCCAGCGTGAGGGCATTGCCTCCGGCCGGCAGCGTCCCGAACTGCACATCGCCTGTGGTCGATACGACGTTGATCGCGGACGTCGTCGAATAACCCTGCATGTCACCGCCCTGCAGATACGACGGATCGAATACGCCACCGATATCGACGCCTTGCCGGGCCGTGACATTCAGCGTCGCGTCCTGCATCGCGAATAGCGTCGGAACGCTGACCGGAACAGACGAGCCCTGTGGCGGCGCAAAGGCGACGCCCGATTCAATCGCCCCGCCGGCCGTCACGTTGACCGTACCCTTTGCGACGAAGTAATCGCCACTCAGAATATCGCCGCCGGCCGCGACAGACAGATTCCCGCCGCCCACCGTGTTGACGGTCGGATTACCTGTTTGCGCGTTCGTCAAATACCACGTGGTCGGCAGCGACACCGCGAGTTGCGAGATGTCGCCCCCTGCATTCACCGACACATTGCCGCCGGCGCTCATCACCCCCTGGTCGAATGCACCGAAATCGATCGACGTCTGAACAATTTGACTCGACGTGCCGACGGTGCCCATCACGTTGCCGGTCTGCATCCACGGGCGCCAGAACTGCGTGATGCTTGCACCGCGCAATCCGGTGACCGCGCCCGACGTATCCACGACATTTTCGAAACCGTTGATATCGCCTTGCGCGTAGATCGAAATGTCACCGGCCGAATCCGGATTGACCGCGGGCGTAGCGATAAAGTCAGGCACCGGCGCGGTTACCACGGTTCGATCGCCTTTCACGATCGTCACCGCGTCACTCGTTGCAGGGGAACCGGACGCCGGTGCACCAGCGGTGTAGATCACGCCCGGCACGATGAAATCGCTGGAATCCGTCGCCTGCGAAGGATCGAACAGCGACACGTTACCGCCCGCCGCAATCGCGATCGAGCCCGTGCCGGTGCGAATCGTGGTCGGCGCAAGCAGCATGTTGCTATTTGCATCGACAAAGCCGAACTGGCCGCTCAATGTCACGTTGCCTTGCTGGGTCACGGTGTTGAACATCGATGCGGCCTGCACCGCAAGAGGATTCGTGCTGTTGAGGTCGGCCCCCGCGACGATGCGGTACGACGAACTCGTGCCTCCACTCAGTTGGGCAAGTTGAAGCGGCAGCGGGTTGATCGCGGTTGCCACCGGCGACGGGCTGTTGTCGATCGGAGATTGCGACGTAATCACAACGGTTTGCCCACCGTTGGCGAGTGGCGCCACGCCTTCGCCAATGGGGGCCGCAGGCGGCACGATATTGAAGTTGAGCCAATTCACACTCAACGCATCAAAGTAACTCGCATAGTTGCGCAGATACAGCAGATACGAAAACGGATCGTTCGCCTGTGTGATCCGATCGGGTGGCGTCGGTGGCTGGCTGGTGCCAGGGGAGGTGGTCGACATCTTCAGCACCCAGACGGTGTCGGCACCGGCCGGCGCGGTCGGCACGCCGGCCGGCGCCGGTGTGACCAGCAAGTCGGTGTAGGCCTTGTAGAGTGCAAAATACGCGGCGATTTCGTCCGGAGTGGCAGTACCGAAGCTCGTCGCCGGCGCGTGCACCAGCCCCAGGTACCGTGGAACGTATGCCGTCCCGTTGTCCCCGTAGTAACTCAGCGTGATGCCGTAGCTCGTCGCATAAGGCCCCGCGGGCGTGTCGTAGAACGCCGTGTGCGCGTCCGCGGCGCTCCCCGGCAGCGGCACGTAGATGTCGAGCTGTGAACCCGGCGTGACCGGATTCGCAATCTGGAAGAACCCATCGGTCAGGCTCGCCTTGACGTTGACGTTGTTCTCCGCGCGGAACGTGATGACGGGTGCTTCGTCGCCAAAGCGGAACACCGCTGCGCCCGAGGCATTCGTCGCGCCGAGATTCCAGTTGCTCAGGATCGAGATATTGCCGTTGTTGATCTGCGGATCCGGGTTGTCGAGTTCGATGCCCGGCGCGACCTGGAAGTTGTCCACATTGGCAAAACGCTGGATGGCCGATGTCGCGATCGGGAAATTCTCGACGAACCCCATCAGCGTGCCGGGTTCCTGCGTGCCATTCACGGTCTGATAGCCGTAGAACGCCTGATGCGACGTATTGACGGCATTCGGGTCCGGCGTGAAAAAGTCGTTCTGCTGGTAATTCGCAAGCTGCTCCGGCGTGGTCGGCGCCGGCAGCGCGTTGCCCTTCGCATCCGTCCACGAACCGTTGACCATGTCCGGTTCGCCCGCGCCCGATACCGTGCCGTTGTACCAGCCGGCCGGATCGACCACACCGTCGAAATGCTGGTTGGCACCATTCGTCAGCGGATCGTCGGTGCTCCACACGGCATACGCTTCGAGCGTGGTCGCACGCGAGCCCTTGATCTGCGCGGTCGGTGCAACGTTCACGTTGACGTCGCCGTTGTTCAGCAGCGGCGCGCGGAAATTCACCGTGCCGCCCGATAGGCCGCCCGCCGTGCCACCCGAGACATCGATCAACGCATTCGCACCGAGTGTGATGACACCGGAGTTCGCGGCCGACACGCTTTCGTAGCCATAAGTCGGATCGAGCTGCACGACACCGTTCACGGTATCCGGGTTCGCGCGTGTGCCGACGTTGACTGCACCGCCACGCTGCGTCGCGCTCGACCCCGTCGCAATCAGCGAGCCTTCGATATCGACGCCGCTCCTGCCGTACAGATCGATCTCGCCGCCCGCCACGCCCGACGCGTCGATCTTGCCGAGAATGCTGACGTTGCCGTTGTTCGGATCCTGACCGCCCGCGCCGCCGTCCGCCGTGAGCGACACCCCGCGCGCGGTGATCGTGTTGTCCGCGGACAGCGTCAGGTTGCCCGCGTGCGTCTCGACCGTGATCGTATTGTTCACGCCGCTCGACGCGAGCGTCGTGGCAAGACTATCGAGATCGACCGCGCCGCCGGTGTCGAGCGAGAACGAGCCGCCTTGACCACCTAGCGCCGAGTTGCCCTTGAGCGTGCCGTTCAGGTTCACGATCTGTTCAGGCGCGGATAGCGCGACGCTGCCCGCCGCACCCTGACCGTTCGCGCCCGAGAAGTCGAGCGTCGCGCCCTTCGCCACGTTCACCGTGCCTTGATCGGCCGTCAGCGAGATCGAGCCCGCCGATGCAAGCACGGTGACATCGAAGAACTGCTTCGCCACGCCTGCCGAACTGACGAGCGATCCGTCGCCGATCGTCAGATCGCCCATCGTCGCCTCGAGGCTGACGTCGCCCGAGGGCGCGGAAATCGTTGCGCCATTGTCGTTGAGCGCGCCGCCGATGAACGACAGCTCGCCGCCCACAGGCGTAAGCGACAACGCCGTGCCCGTTGCCGCATTCAGGTTCAATGCGCCAGTCGTTTTAATGGTCTGATTGGAGCCAGTGTCGGCGATATAGACGGGGGCACTCATCGTGACCGGCATCGCGCCGAAATCGAACGATCCAGTGCCCTCGCCTACGATGCCGCCGGTGGCATTGAACGTGGCCGACGCAAAGCCCGACGCCGTCCTGTCGCCGGTGCCGAAGTCGATTTCGTTTGCGTTGACCGTCAACGTTCCGTTACCGCCCGCGGCAGTCGTCGTCGATGCACCGACTTCGTTCGTGAATTCGATGTGCTGTCCGTTCAGCGTTACCGCGCCGCCATTGCTCGCAAAGGTCGGCGCACTGAGGTCCACGTCGGTGCCGAACGTGACAGTGACGTTGCCGTCGAAATTCGTCACGTTCGAAGTACGCAGAATCAGTTGATTCGTGTTCGAGAGTTGCGCGAGCTGACCGGCGCCGATGACAAAGCCCGGCAGTGCCGCGGCCGCTTCACCAGTCTGATCGGTGAACGTGATGACCGAACCGTCGACCGCGATCGTATTGGCCGAGAACGCGGCGGTCGGATCGAATTGCAGGTTGCCCGACGAATCGAGTGTCAGCGACTGGCCGCCGCTCAGCGTCGCGCCGGCGCCGATCGTCAGTTGGCCGGGATTAGTCGCTGCGTCGCTCGTATTGACTCGTGTGACCACCGCATCGGCGCCGTTCGACACCCGCACGAGCGAGCCGTCGCCCGACACGCCACCGGTGCCATTGCTGTCCGCCGCCGCGCCGATCGTGATCGGTACATCCTTTGCCGCCGGATACGTGCCCTGTGCCTCGATCACGCTGCCCGCATCGATACGCAAGCCGTTCTGTGCATTCGTATCGTTACCGCTCGGGTCGGTCTTCGTGACGAGCAGGATTTCGGGCCCCGTCAGCGGATCGGCCGCGTCGTTCGATACGACCACGCTGTTGGCAAGCGCATCGATGGTGATACCGCTCGTGGTCAGCGTGCGCGTGCCGCCGATCAGCAGACTGCCGGCGTCGAGCGCATTGAGGTCCGCGGCGCTGATCTGCAGATAGCCCTGCAATGCGGTCTCGCCGCTACCGACGATCTGGATGTCCTGCGACGCGATATCGATTTCCGCGGGCGCGCCGCCGTCGCCTGCCGTGGTATCGAGCTTCGCGCCGAGCGCGAGCGCACTGGTCGCGGCCAGCACCAGTTGACCACCGTCGACCGGCAGTTGCGGTACGACGTTGCCCGCCTTCGCTGCCGCATTCGTGAAGAACGCATTGGCGCCCGTCAGCGTGTATTGCGAGTACTGTTGCCACACTTCGCCCGACTGGACGTTGAACAACGTCGGTGTCGCGCTGCGGCTACCAGTGAGCGCATTGCCCCAATAGCCCGCCACCGCGACGGTGCCGTCCGGCAGCGTCTGGCTCGCGCCCGGCACGACAGAGCCGCTCGCGGCGGACACGGTCAGCCGATAAGCGCCCGGCAGCGTCGCATACCTGCCCGGCAACAACGTATAGAAGCCCGCGGGCAATCCCGGCACGCCCGACAGATAGACGGACTGACCCACTGCCCCGTTGAGCGCCGCCTGGCCGACGCCGGCGCTTTGGGTGGTCGTGGCCGCGGTGCCGTTCGCATTGGTCGTCGGCTGCAGCGACTGCGCGAAGATCGGATCGTAGGCGGCCACCGGCGCCTGCACGCCCGGCAGAATTGCATAGACGTTCGACGCGCCGACGTTCACCGGCACCGCCGTGCCGCTCGGATTCGACGCAAAGCTGACGCTGTATTGCGACAGCACATCGCGCGTGCCGCCCGTGCCCGGTACCCATTCCGCGGCCTGCAGATCGCCGCCGCCGGACAGGTCGATCGTCGCACCGGCATTGAGCGCGACACTGCTGCCGTTGGCGCCGATGAACTTCGACGGCGGCGCGCTTAGGTCCGGCGCCGCATTGGCGTTGGCGATCGGATTGAACTGCCATTCGACGCCATCGACGGTGGCGCCGAACGGGATGATCGCGCCATCGTTCGACACCGACGTCACACTGCCGCTCGCGAACGTCACCG
Proteins encoded in this window:
- a CDS encoding filamentous haemagglutinin family protein; the encoded protein is MLAAGPLANAHAGLVNLANGGAGLAAVRGGAAGASGIANLGVGVSPQQALQASQPSIRNLATAAQGIAQQIAQQRALAAAGSATASNVPNGLAVGGLQVAPGVSSDTSNPNLWINANAPKQSVDASGHVTVEVDQTAQNAVATWQTMNVGQQTTLYFNQTGGTQTNGANNWVILNRIVDPSMAPSQILGNIKAEGSVYVVNRNGILFGPGSQVNVHSLVATSLDFLNQNDVPTQGNADIAASNQLFLNLQPGSQGGLAPLEAVATSPGQRTGIPNEVLGLGNQVTVNSPTDYVLPGSVTIAPGASITTHANGTVSDGGFVMVAAPNVTNGGSITAIDGQVVLAAGVGVSLAPNPNSPSMLVPALSGRLLLPTGNGNTTDVTPAGTLINTGLVEAARGNIDLLGSSVAQNGVVGVTTSVNTPGTITISTVDENVANTPTGGAYPGLGVVSTGDALATRRAGLLTFGPDSVTTVMPDDNGQTATSAPGTIFTAGSVSMTAGSIWFQSGSLVEAPGSTVSVTALTKSAALDATPPGDTAVPGRIYLDTGATIDVSGLANVELPIADILVTVPLIGGNELADSPLLRDGFLNGFKDLVFDSTLSGTRSDGVQWVGSPLLNLSGYASQISRTVDQLLVNGGTITLSGNEVMTVAGSSLNLNGGYLHYDGGMVDTTRLVDANGVIVPIGQADPNDTFVGIAGQFVDRHSRWNISNTYMDPLLAGGAYEGDFIVGGNAGTLNLFATSAMVLDGDINAQALSGSKQVQDNDQAVGGTFALGSSKAFATLGENPGSTGENGLVIVQNTAPQLSNLAPDFSFSTVLDTAALNALAGTDPNNVLANQVVPAGTLSAGGFANVSVTEDNIKGTGFLVPAGTVLQVQDGGSIALSGPRAANALIDGHLIAPSGSISISVSSGSFGVVGPENGNITVGPDALLDAAGEWVNNDTLLAPGTTVGDSEYINGGSVALSTGYGIDLQAGSVIDVSSGGEVQADGQLLMSNGIPLGKGGSVSLDTLVKNANYPDLPTDTLLHMDGTIRSSGFSGGGTLTLQALGFQIGGDPASAPAWSTALPEDFFAQQGFGSYVLNAYLDATVAPGSTVDLTQQNLIPNAQALQRTASGADLTAGGLTTVGTIDAFDRQATSLVLTAGGYVAWHTTDTQGNTAPVADYPGVTGGVTVGEGASIVADAGAHIGLGSPAQVTVLGSLIAPGGSIALNADSTAGSSVETGQYNGAQGTFTSDSKSVWLGPDAVLDVSGVALTDPVTAPVRNGLSAVIPNTGKVLPGGSVTISDDSGYVVAQAGSRIDVSGAAANFDQLQTNGQYASQPVWSDAGSITLSASSGLYFDGTLEGHAGAPQAQGASLSIFGNANAVSTPVGVGGNLPALPGATALIIQQSGELVPADLAPGQSFADAVGAPTGVLQFAADRLNDSGISTLVLGDPVTLGSTTGVRVVPVAFAGDVDLNLAQAVVVNAQTVAALSNDQLRSLLPARNGSTWQAPVDTLLGLLSSQTSSGPTGTHVTIDAPYVAFAGPLVGPGSTAQALAPNDALADGTLNVSAAFIDLENAFQLNNFGQANFTSSGDIRLSSTTPAASGANALASGVLFTPGNLTFKAADLYPSTGSTFIIDAVGPSGANGAAAPTTVTFESNGPAGVPLSAGGTLLVDATDIVQGGTVRAPSGSLIFGVGDASDAATKTQFDSLPLVATNSVTFASGSVTSVSNDGAIIPFGATVDGVEWQFNPIANANAAPDLSAPPSKFIGANGSSVALNAGATIDLSGGGDLQAAEWVPGTGGTRDVLSQYSVSFASNPSGTAVPVNVGASNVYAILPGVQAPVAAYDPIFAQSLQPTTNANGTAATTTQSAGVGQAALNGAVGQSVYLSGVPGLPAGFYTLLPGRYATLPGAYRLTVSAASGSVVPGASQTLPDGTVAVAGYWGNALTGSRSATPTLFNVQSGEVWQQYSQYTLTGANAFFTNAAAKAGNVVPQLPVDGGQLVLAATSALALGAKLDTTAGDGGAPAEIDIASQDIQIVGSGETALQGYLQISAADLNALDAGSLLIGGTRTLTTSGITIDALANSVVVSNDAADPLTGPEILLVTKTDPSGNDTNAQNGLRIDAGSVIEAQGTYPAAKDVPITIGAAADSNGTGGVSGDGSLVRVSNGADAVVTRVNTSDAATNPGQLTIGAGATLSGGQSLTLDSSGNLQFDPTAAFSANTIAVDGSVITFTDQTGEAAAALPGFVIGAGQLAQLSNTNQLILRTSNVTNFDGNVTVTFGTDVDLSAPTFASNGGAVTLNGQHIEFTNEVGASTTTAAGGNGTLTVNANEIDFGTGDRTASGFASATFNATGGIVGEGTGSFDFGAMPVTMSAPVYIADTGSNQTIKTTGALNLNAATGTALSLTPVGGELSFIGGALNDNGATISAPSGDVSLEATMGDLTIGDGSLVSSAGVAKQFFDVTVLASAGSISLTADQGTVNVAKGATLDFSGANGQGAAGSVALSAPEQIVNLNGTLKGNSALGGQGGSFSLDTGGAVDLDSLATTLASSGVNNTITVETHAGNLTLSADNTITARGVSLTADGGAGGQDPNNGNVSILGKIDASGVAGGEIDLYGRSGVDIEGSLIATGSSATQRGGAVNVGTRANPDTVNGVVQLDPTYGYESVSAANSGVITLGANALIDVSGGTAGGLSGGTVNFRAPLLNNGDVNVNVAPTAQIKGSRATTLEAYAVWSTDDPLTNGANQHFDGVVDPAGWYNGTVSGAGEPDMVNGSWTDAKGNALPAPTTPEQLANYQQNDFFTPDPNAVNTSHQAFYGYQTVNGTQEPGTLMGFVENFPIATSAIQRFANVDNFQVAPGIELDNPDPQINNGNISILSNWNLGATNASGAAVFRFGDEAPVITFRAENNVNVKASLTDGFFQIANPVTPGSQLDIYVPLPGSAADAHTAFYDTPAGPYATSYGITLSYYGDNGTAYVPRYLGLVHAPATSFGTATPDEIAAYFALYKAYTDLLVTPAPAGVPTAPAGADTVWVLKMSTTSPGTSQPPTPPDRITQANDPFSYLLYLRNYASYFDALSVNWLNFNIVPPAAPIGEGVAPLANGGQTVVITSQSPIDNSPSPVATAINPLPLQLAQLSGGTSSSYRIVAGADLNSTNPLAVQAASMFNTVTQQGNVTLSGQFGFVDANSNMLLAPTTIRTGTGSIAIAAGGNVSLFDPSQATDSSDFIVPGVIYTAGAPASGSPATSDAVTIVKGDRTVVTAPVPDFIATPAVNPDSAGDISIYAQGDINGFENVVDTSGAVTGLRGASITQFWRPWMQTGNVMGTVGTSSQIVQTSIDFGAFDQGVMSAGGNVSVNAGGDISQLAVSLPTTWYLTNAQTGNPTVNTVGGGNLSVAAGGDILSGDYFVAKGTVNVTAGGAIESGVAFAPPQGSSVPVSVPTLFAMQDATLNVTARQGVDIGGVFDPSYLQGGDMQGYSTTSAINVVSTTGDVQFGTLPAGGNALTLGRLTNTSAILPATVQLVALTGGIDIASGGQLFPSATGNLTVLADQSIKFSSADGLVGSGQQSGNVLTGSVFGMLDVDPASLPSPVNPNANVPRVTDTTHAAHDTSALHADDLDPARIYSLNGSIVDGTLEPAGHQSAGFYDNLVTIGLDKPALIQAGQDILNLAFQGQNLRAADFTRIIAGRDILDTPLVAGASVVPSLVLGGPGSFDVEAGRNIGPLTSQQQAFDAKGSGFTPGATGIEAVGNANNPNLPHESADVQVLFGIGPGVDYAAFISAYVNPASSVPGGSNSADALVAFIQQYDAGQVVDTGLQSDSNALQNTVKDMTVQQAWKEFQVLPSYVQQQFAQQELFNVMTAVGNDFNNPDSPFHGQYARGYQAINTLFPASLGYTANNLNGGSNGANQLLDTGDLDIRSTTIQTQQGGSVTILGPGGQALIGSTSAPPEIVNGNGLVVAGPGTQGILTLEQGNVDIFTDRSLLLAQSRVFTEQGGDMTIWSSNGDINAGKGTKTSADTPTPQYVCDPNHYCTVDARGEVTGAGIATLQSIPGVPPGTVDLIAPRGTVDAGDAGIRAGNLNVAALQVLNADNIQVTGKSTGIPAVAAVDTGALTAAGAATAAVTQMAQNLVRNNASGVPQRHWTISVQVEGFGESLDNNDGRKKRRPETVSYNSSSPVSVLGFGELGGVQRAYLTRDEKSRL
- a CDS encoding isocitrate lyase/PEP mutase family protein, with the translated sequence MSRVDAFRKLHDNVVPLRLPNAWDAGSARLIESLGAQAVATTSAGFAWALGYADGRQLPTDEVVGEVRRIMRVLKVPLTVDIENGYSDDPASVARFVMQLVDLGIAGINIEDGPDDPALLEAKLAAIRDALAKSGNDLYVNARCDVFLASLVDKPLQVDESIARGKRYVSAGADGLFLPALSEPHDIEKIVAAVRAPLNVMVVPGLADAQTLGRLGVRRLSAGGAITQLVFDQTRTLAKRFLHDGESEPLGNGMAYSEIQGLFANSGG